A single region of the Nocardioides sp. W7 genome encodes:
- a CDS encoding 2-dehydropantoate 2-reductase N-terminal domain-containing protein, which yields MGVRRYVVVGGGAVGGALAAQLAPAGHPVVLVARGEHGRLVAEHGLRVRRPGGTDVVRVPVAAGPDDLRLHVDDVLLLAVKAQDAEAALAAWAWQPLHDDRGAVVGTAADLPIVTYQNGMVTEDLALRRWERVYAATIGIAASFLTPGEIVSPSLPPTVGLIWLGRHAAPPDELQEALVADLVGAGFAAWSVPDSRACKAAKLAANVANGLDLLEGDDDLRAEARARLRAEALAVLAAAGIAVPPGGKLDHHGVSLAVLPVPGHVPGRLSTWQSFARGASSEVDYLNGEIVLLARRSGTTAPLSSRLQQLLSASTPAARRHLGALLETEPAPAPHDVAV from the coding sequence ATGGGCGTGCGTCGGTACGTCGTCGTCGGCGGCGGCGCGGTGGGCGGCGCCCTGGCGGCCCAGCTGGCACCGGCCGGGCACCCCGTCGTGCTGGTGGCGCGCGGCGAGCACGGCCGGCTGGTCGCCGAGCACGGCCTGCGAGTACGACGCCCCGGCGGCACCGACGTCGTCCGGGTGCCCGTCGCCGCCGGGCCCGACGACCTGCGGCTGCACGTCGACGACGTGCTGCTGCTGGCCGTGAAGGCGCAGGACGCCGAGGCCGCGCTGGCGGCGTGGGCGTGGCAGCCGCTGCACGACGACCGCGGCGCGGTCGTCGGCACCGCCGCCGACCTGCCGATCGTGACCTACCAGAACGGCATGGTCACCGAGGACCTCGCGCTGCGCCGGTGGGAGCGGGTGTACGCCGCGACGATCGGGATCGCGGCCAGCTTCCTGACCCCGGGCGAGATCGTATCGCCGTCGCTGCCGCCGACCGTCGGGCTGATCTGGCTCGGCCGGCACGCGGCACCGCCCGACGAGCTGCAGGAGGCGCTGGTGGCCGATCTGGTCGGCGCGGGCTTCGCGGCATGGTCGGTGCCGGACTCCCGGGCCTGCAAGGCGGCGAAGCTGGCGGCGAACGTCGCCAACGGACTCGACCTGCTCGAGGGCGACGACGACCTGCGGGCCGAGGCCCGGGCCCGGCTCCGGGCCGAGGCGCTCGCGGTCCTGGCGGCCGCCGGGATCGCCGTACCGCCGGGCGGGAAGCTGGATCACCACGGTGTCTCCCTGGCGGTGCTCCCGGTGCCGGGACACGTGCCCGGGCGGCTCTCGACCTGGCAGAGCTTCGCGCGCGGCGCCAGCAGCGAGGTCGACTACCTCAACGGCGAGATCGTGCTGCTCGCCCGCCGGAGCGGGACGACCGCTCCGCTCAGCTCCCGCCTCCAGCAGCTGCTGAGCGCGTCGACCCCGGCGGCCCGGCGCCACCTCGGTGCGCTGCTGGAGACGGAGCCGGCGCCGGCGCCTCATGACGTCGCTGTCTGA
- a CDS encoding flavin reductase family protein, which translates to MSAARVEGPVLSDLQEGFRDAMGSVAAAVSVVTTLSGPSGDRPHGATVSAFTSLSMDPPMLLVSLQETSRLLALLTPGSHLGVNVLAAHQRDLALRFASRREDRFGDLDWVPRDGSPALAGAHAGSAPGSPGWCPPATTPSCWPTCSRRPAASRLR; encoded by the coding sequence GTGAGCGCGGCGCGGGTGGAGGGTCCGGTGCTGAGCGACCTGCAGGAGGGCTTCCGCGACGCGATGGGCAGCGTCGCCGCCGCCGTCTCGGTCGTCACCACGCTCTCCGGGCCGTCCGGCGACCGACCGCACGGGGCCACCGTGAGCGCCTTCACCTCGCTGTCGATGGACCCGCCGATGCTGCTGGTCTCGCTGCAGGAGACCTCCCGGCTGCTCGCGCTCCTGACGCCGGGCAGCCACCTGGGCGTCAACGTGCTGGCCGCGCACCAGCGCGACCTCGCGCTGCGCTTCGCCTCCCGCCGCGAGGACCGGTTCGGCGACCTCGACTGGGTGCCGCGGGACGGATCACCCGCGCTCGCCGGCGCCCACGCTGGGTCGGCACCCGGGTCGCCCGGCTGGTGCCCGCCGGCGACCACACCCTCGTGCTGGCCGACGTGCTCGCGGCGTCCTGCGGCGAGCCGACTCCGTTGA
- a CDS encoding sulfurtransferase gives MTVLISATELAEQLARTDAPAPVVLDVRWKLGGPPGHSEYLRGHVPGAVYVDLDTELAAHGEPTDGRHPLPDVAALQESARRWGVSGDRTVVVYDGDGNLAAARAWWLLRWAGLADVRLLDGALPAWVAAGGALATDDVVPGPGDVQLHPGALPVLDVVGAAAFPRSGVLLDARAPERYRGETEPIDPKAGHVPGAVNAPTGGNLGPDGHFLPVEELRTRFAALGVAHGVPVAAYCGSGVTAAHEIAALAIAGYDAALYPGSWSQWSNLDLPVETGEASALR, from the coding sequence ATGACCGTCCTGATCTCCGCCACCGAGCTGGCCGAGCAGCTCGCGCGCACCGACGCGCCCGCCCCCGTCGTCCTCGACGTCCGCTGGAAGCTGGGCGGGCCGCCCGGCCACAGCGAGTACCTCCGCGGCCACGTGCCCGGCGCCGTGTACGTCGACCTGGACACCGAGCTCGCCGCGCACGGCGAGCCGACCGACGGCCGGCACCCGCTGCCCGACGTCGCAGCCCTCCAGGAGTCGGCGCGACGCTGGGGGGTCAGCGGCGACCGCACCGTCGTGGTGTACGACGGCGACGGCAACCTCGCCGCGGCCCGGGCGTGGTGGCTGCTGCGCTGGGCCGGGCTGGCCGACGTACGCCTCCTGGACGGGGCGCTGCCCGCGTGGGTGGCGGCGGGCGGCGCCCTCGCGACCGACGACGTCGTCCCCGGGCCGGGCGACGTACAGCTGCACCCCGGCGCACTGCCGGTGCTCGACGTCGTCGGGGCGGCCGCGTTCCCCCGCTCCGGCGTGCTCCTCGACGCCCGCGCGCCCGAGCGCTACCGGGGCGAGACCGAGCCCATCGACCCGAAGGCGGGTCACGTCCCGGGTGCGGTCAACGCCCCCACGGGCGGCAACCTCGGGCCGGACGGACACTTCCTCCCCGTCGAGGAGCTGCGCACCCGGTTCGCCGCCCTGGGCGTCGCCCACGGCGTGCCCGTGGCGGCGTACTGCGGCTCCGGCGTGACCGCGGCCCACGAGATCGCCGCGCTGGCGATCGCCGGGTACGACGCCGCGCTCTACCCCGGCTCCTGGTCGCAGTGGAGCAACCTCGACCTTCCCGTGGAGACCGGCGAGGCGTCGGCGCTTCGATAA
- a CDS encoding cobalt transporter codes for MTGLGDRLQGLVEAPGFAPVALVVAFAAGAAHAVGPGHGKSLAAAYIVGTHGKVRDALWMGGSVAVMHTCSVLVVAVAWTFFSLSDLVELKTLTTSLQLVSGLLVLGTGLWLLRRWRRTGGHGHGHGHGHSHGHGHGHGHGHGHGHAPSRPGLVLLGISGGLVPSPSAFLVLVTGLFTGRAAFALLLVIVFGLGMAVVLVGVGLLALAGSTALVRGGESVAALRLASRVAPALAAGGITLLGGAITALAVVGLTTH; via the coding sequence ATGACGGGTCTCGGCGACCGTCTGCAGGGCCTCGTCGAGGCGCCCGGCTTCGCGCCGGTCGCGCTCGTGGTCGCCTTCGCCGCCGGGGCCGCCCACGCCGTCGGGCCCGGGCACGGCAAGAGCCTCGCCGCGGCGTACATCGTCGGCACCCACGGCAAGGTCCGCGACGCCCTGTGGATGGGTGGGTCGGTCGCGGTGATGCACACCTGCTCGGTCCTGGTCGTCGCCGTGGCCTGGACCTTCTTCTCCCTCTCGGACCTGGTCGAGCTGAAGACGCTCACCACCTCCCTCCAGCTCGTCTCCGGCCTGCTGGTGCTCGGCACCGGTCTCTGGCTGCTGCGCCGCTGGCGCCGGACCGGCGGCCACGGCCACGGTCATGGCCACGGACACAGCCACGGGCACGGGCACGGCCACGGGCACGGCCACGGGCACGGCCACGCGCCGAGCCGACCCGGGCTCGTACTGCTCGGGATCTCCGGCGGTCTGGTGCCGTCGCCGTCCGCGTTCCTCGTGCTCGTCACCGGCCTGTTCACTGGGCGCGCGGCGTTCGCGCTGCTGCTGGTGATCGTCTTCGGGCTCGGCATGGCCGTGGTCCTGGTCGGTGTCGGCCTGCTCGCCCTGGCCGGGAGCACCGCCCTCGTCCGCGGCGGCGAGTCCGTCGCCGCCCTCCGCCTCGCCTCCCGGGTGGCCCCCGCTCTCGCCGCCGGCGGCATCACGCTGCTCGGCGGCGCCATCACGGCGCTGGCCGTGGTGGGCCTCACCACTCACTGA
- a CDS encoding LysR family transcriptional regulator, with protein MTNSLDLEHLRTLVAIADCGGFSKAAAVRHVSQPALSHHVRLLEKGLKRKLFEKDGRQMRFTPDGERVLAEARHIIEVHDESMRRLKVARRDTIVVGSTEHAAEQVLPEMMHALRAAFPGVTTRFEIGRSTQLADAVDKGTVDFAFVLDPRGRGSGYDVGRLPLRWYSSPTWTTPEPGEPWSLVAFEEPCGLRERALGALASEGRRVEVSAQSTTLEGVLAGVRAGLGVALLPSAGGRPAGIVVRQDLPATGTTGLRMIARRGLDPEVERTAHTAGQEFFSTRPHLHLVHPQATPTETIPNEA; from the coding sequence ATGACTAACTCGCTAGACCTTGAGCATTTAAGGACGCTGGTGGCGATCGCCGACTGCGGCGGCTTCAGCAAGGCGGCCGCGGTGCGCCACGTGAGCCAGCCCGCCCTGAGCCACCACGTGCGGCTGCTCGAGAAGGGCCTCAAGCGCAAGCTGTTCGAGAAGGACGGCCGCCAGATGCGCTTCACCCCGGACGGCGAGCGGGTCCTCGCGGAGGCCCGGCACATCATCGAGGTGCACGACGAGTCGATGCGCCGCCTGAAGGTCGCCCGCCGCGACACCATCGTCGTCGGCTCGACCGAGCACGCGGCCGAGCAGGTGCTCCCCGAGATGATGCACGCCCTGCGCGCCGCCTTCCCGGGAGTCACCACCCGGTTCGAGATCGGCCGGTCGACGCAGCTCGCCGACGCCGTCGACAAGGGCACGGTGGACTTCGCGTTCGTGCTGGACCCGCGCGGTCGCGGGTCGGGGTACGACGTGGGCCGGCTGCCGCTGCGGTGGTACTCCTCCCCCACCTGGACGACGCCCGAGCCGGGCGAGCCGTGGTCGCTGGTCGCCTTCGAGGAGCCGTGCGGGCTGCGCGAGCGGGCCCTGGGCGCGCTGGCGAGCGAGGGCCGGCGGGTCGAGGTGTCGGCCCAGTCGACGACGCTCGAGGGGGTGCTCGCCGGCGTGCGTGCGGGGCTCGGCGTCGCCCTGCTGCCCAGCGCGGGCGGCCGCCCGGCCGGGATCGTCGTCCGCCAGGACCTGCCCGCGACCGGCACCACCGGCCTGCGGATGATCGCCCGACGCGGCCTCGACCCCGAGGTCGAGCGGACGGCGCACACTGCTGGGCAGGAGTTCTTCTCGACCCGCCCGCACCTCCACCTGGTCCACCCCCAAGCCACTCCGACCGAGACCATCCCGAACGAGGCCTGA
- a CDS encoding alpha/beta hydrolase, with translation MSTRSWAAVAAAALLTTGLASAPSATAAPATAASRTASTPATVSTPHASRSARHGELRKPRGTLLRARPLRTAAALPSARATYLVEYVSVGARDQKIRVTGTVSLPEGKAPRGGWRVLSWAHGTTGTADPCAPSRDTVDGPAHDYLGRVDQTLDRWSRAGYVVAKTDYEGLGTPGDHPYINGPSAARTLADIVVAARQLSSQVGRQWVVSGHSQGGHAALAAAAGPRRHRGTELLGAVSLAPGGVGLSQTAPYIKNNLPGAQAAISFLPPLLLGAAAATDTVDADALVTDAAQPLLDAGRTGCMDAIREVADTLTPAQVFEPDADFGPLTAYLDSQDAVRLIPRVPTFVAAGTADVLVAKPGVDYLVSVLCGSAPPIDYSVYQGADHRAVIDESYAETRAYADALFRGRTPAGSAC, from the coding sequence TTGAGCACACGATCCTGGGCCGCCGTCGCGGCGGCCGCACTCCTGACCACGGGACTGGCCAGCGCCCCGTCGGCGACCGCCGCTCCGGCGACCGCGGCGAGTCGTACCGCCTCCACGCCGGCGACCGTCTCGACGCCGCACGCGAGCCGGTCCGCCCGGCACGGCGAGCTGAGGAAGCCCCGCGGCACGCTGCTGCGCGCGCGCCCCCTCCGCACCGCCGCGGCGCTGCCGAGCGCCCGGGCCACCTACCTGGTGGAGTACGTCTCGGTCGGCGCCCGTGACCAGAAGATCCGCGTCACCGGCACCGTCTCCCTGCCCGAGGGCAAGGCCCCGCGCGGCGGCTGGCGCGTGCTCAGCTGGGCACACGGCACGACCGGCACCGCCGACCCGTGCGCACCGTCGCGCGACACCGTGGACGGTCCCGCCCACGACTACCTCGGTCGTGTCGACCAGACCCTCGACCGGTGGAGCCGCGCCGGCTACGTCGTGGCGAAGACCGACTACGAGGGCTTGGGCACCCCGGGCGACCACCCCTACATCAACGGTCCCAGCGCCGCCCGCACCCTTGCCGACATCGTCGTCGCCGCTCGTCAGCTGAGCAGCCAGGTGGGACGACAGTGGGTGGTCTCGGGCCACAGCCAGGGTGGCCACGCCGCTCTCGCCGCCGCGGCCGGTCCGCGCAGGCACCGTGGCACCGAGCTCCTCGGCGCGGTGTCCCTGGCACCCGGAGGTGTCGGACTGAGCCAGACCGCGCCCTACATCAAGAACAACCTGCCCGGCGCCCAGGCGGCGATCTCGTTCCTCCCGCCGCTGCTGCTCGGGGCCGCGGCCGCGACCGACACCGTCGACGCGGACGCGCTGGTCACCGATGCCGCCCAGCCGCTGCTCGACGCCGGGCGCACCGGCTGCATGGACGCCATCCGGGAGGTCGCCGACACGCTGACCCCGGCACAGGTCTTCGAGCCCGACGCCGACTTCGGCCCGCTGACGGCCTACCTCGACTCCCAGGACGCCGTCCGGCTCATCCCACGCGTGCCGACCTTCGTCGCCGCCGGCACCGCCGACGTCCTCGTGGCGAAGCCGGGGGTCGACTACCTGGTCTCCGTGCTGTGCGGCTCCGCGCCGCCGATCGACTACTCGGTCTACCAGGGCGCCGACCACCGCGCGGTGATCGACGAGTCCTACGCCGAGACTCGGGCGTACGCCGACGCGCTCTTCCGCGGGCGCACGCCGGCCGGGAGCGCCTGCTGA
- a CDS encoding acyl-CoA dehydrogenase family protein, translating to MSAPTTERGFVRPDLSAEALAAVTAEIASTAAQYDRSGAVPTAGLEAAHRAGLLTATVATRYGGPGLGPRDTARILTALGEGDASVALLAANSLSSHWGQAQNAHWPEEFYADVLRRSETGPALVNAIRAEPELGAPARGGLPQTVARRTADGWSLHGHKAYATGGTALAYHVVWAVTDEPTPRVGHLIVPADRPGITWIETWDHLGLRASNTHDVVYDDVALPLDAFVEIPLVDGVYRDPAATAGAASFGHPALYLGVAKAARAAFVDIARTRVPAALGRPIAETERIQAIAGEIDAQVVQAETLLHGALLRVEAGDPGVLADLSVVKVQIARSVVAAVQTAVAALGNLALTRHHPLERHLRDVLCVRVHPPQEDTALAAAGRRILAV from the coding sequence ATGAGCGCGCCGACGACCGAGCGCGGGTTCGTCCGTCCCGACCTCTCCGCGGAGGCGCTGGCGGCGGTCACGGCGGAGATCGCGTCGACGGCGGCGCAGTACGACCGCAGCGGCGCCGTACCCACGGCCGGCCTGGAGGCCGCCCATCGGGCGGGCCTGCTGACCGCCACCGTCGCGACCCGGTACGGCGGGCCGGGACTCGGGCCGCGCGACACCGCCCGGATCCTGACCGCGCTCGGCGAGGGCGACGCGTCGGTGGCGCTGCTCGCCGCGAACTCGCTGAGCAGCCACTGGGGCCAGGCCCAGAACGCGCACTGGCCCGAGGAGTTCTACGCCGACGTGCTGCGCCGCTCCGAGACCGGCCCGGCGCTGGTCAACGCGATCCGGGCCGAGCCCGAGCTCGGGGCCCCCGCGCGGGGCGGGCTGCCCCAGACGGTCGCAAGGCGCACCGCCGACGGCTGGTCGCTGCACGGCCACAAGGCGTACGCCACCGGCGGCACCGCGCTGGCCTACCACGTGGTCTGGGCGGTGACCGACGAGCCGACCCCGCGGGTCGGGCACCTGATCGTGCCGGCGGACCGTCCCGGGATCACCTGGATCGAGACCTGGGACCACCTCGGCCTCCGCGCCTCCAACACCCACGACGTGGTCTACGACGACGTCGCCCTGCCGCTGGACGCCTTCGTCGAGATCCCGCTCGTGGACGGCGTCTACCGCGACCCGGCGGCGACCGCCGGCGCGGCCAGCTTCGGCCACCCGGCGCTCTACCTCGGCGTGGCGAAGGCCGCCCGGGCCGCCTTCGTGGACATCGCCCGCACCCGGGTGCCCGCCGCCCTGGGCCGGCCGATCGCCGAGACCGAGCGGATCCAGGCGATCGCCGGCGAGATCGACGCGCAGGTCGTGCAGGCCGAGACCCTGTTGCACGGTGCCCTGCTGAGGGTGGAGGCCGGTGACCCCGGCGTGCTCGCCGACCTCTCGGTCGTCAAGGTGCAGATCGCGCGGTCCGTGGTCGCCGCCGTGCAGACGGCGGTGGCCGCCCTCGGCAACCTCGCCCTCACCCGGCACCACCCGCTGGAGCGCCACCTGCGCGACGTCCTGTGCGTGCGGGTCCACCCGCCGCAGGAGGACACCGCCCTCGCCGCGGCCGGTCGCCGCATCCTCGCCGTCTGA
- a CDS encoding lysophospholipase has product MTSTVTPPASATSPALAWDEPPGVAARGTLVVLVGRGESPTAYSRFGRRLSADAYRVRVVDVDLDDLSAAGDVVRDLLADDTLPAPKVLVGADTGAGLATVLAGEGDVDAVVLAGLALPGPAPAPVGDWDAELEARTACPAHRRVISEDPAFERGGLGRELPAQLRDLAVPGLPTLVLHGSEDSVASAETVLEWIGEAEQVRARIVVGGRHDVLNDVSHRSVAATVVLFLESLKLGADLPAIVRDVRG; this is encoded by the coding sequence GTGACCTCCACCGTGACTCCCCCCGCCTCCGCCACGTCCCCCGCGCTCGCCTGGGACGAGCCGCCCGGGGTCGCCGCCCGCGGGACCCTCGTCGTCCTGGTCGGTCGGGGCGAGTCGCCGACGGCGTACTCCCGGTTCGGCCGGCGGCTCTCGGCCGACGCCTACCGGGTCCGGGTCGTCGACGTCGACCTCGACGACCTGTCCGCGGCCGGCGACGTCGTCCGCGACCTGCTGGCCGACGACACCCTGCCGGCGCCGAAGGTGCTGGTCGGGGCGGACACGGGCGCGGGTCTGGCCACGGTGCTGGCGGGGGAGGGCGATGTCGACGCCGTCGTGCTCGCGGGCCTCGCACTGCCGGGCCCGGCGCCCGCTCCGGTCGGCGACTGGGACGCCGAGCTGGAGGCCCGTACGGCCTGTCCCGCGCACCGCCGGGTGATCTCCGAGGACCCCGCGTTCGAGCGGGGCGGCCTCGGTCGTGAGCTTCCGGCGCAGCTGCGCGACCTCGCCGTACCCGGCCTGCCGACGCTGGTGCTGCACGGGAGCGAGGACAGCGTGGCGAGCGCCGAGACCGTGCTCGAGTGGATCGGCGAGGCCGAGCAGGTCCGCGCCCGGATCGTGGTCGGCGGTCGGCACGACGTCCTCAACGACGTCTCGCACCGCTCGGTCGCCGCGACCGTCGTCCTGTTCCTCGAGAGCCTCAAGCTCGGTGCGGACCTGCCCGCCATCGTCCGGGACGTGCGCGGCTGA
- a CDS encoding LLM class flavin-dependent oxidoreductase, with protein MTTLTDRPEHLPHEQPVPAGAAREVEFISLSHLNPSTELEPVPSRGIDLPYFRRYVRSLEEGGYDYTLLPYGSASADSFVVAAAVSQLTERLRPIVALRPNTTFPTVGAQKLATLDQLSEGRAVVHLISGGSDAEQARQGDYLPKEKRYARTSEYVDLLRRSWTEPAAFSHDGEFYRFDDFGPGFAPYDSTIPISIGGSSDEAFQVGGEKADVFSFWGEPLADIKSQIERVHGIAERAGRTDRPRIWVTFRPIVAETEELAWAKAHDYVEKIGRTFQSGTFHKKYLTGDRPQNVGSQRLLDLAAQQDVYDRALWMRTAAATNAGGASTALVGTPETVAAAILDYVDLGADLVSIRGYDTLNDAVDYGRHVLPLVRQELAHRRATGQRGTLQAEHLGAFATARG; from the coding sequence ATGACCACCCTCACCGACCGCCCCGAGCACCTCCCGCACGAGCAGCCGGTCCCGGCCGGCGCCGCCCGCGAGGTGGAGTTCATCAGCCTCTCGCACCTCAACCCGTCCACCGAGCTGGAGCCCGTCCCGTCCCGCGGCATCGACCTGCCGTACTTCCGCCGCTATGTCCGCTCCCTCGAGGAGGGCGGGTACGACTACACGCTGCTCCCGTACGGCTCGGCCAGCGCGGACTCGTTCGTGGTCGCTGCCGCGGTCAGCCAGCTCACCGAGCGGCTCCGGCCGATCGTGGCGCTGCGGCCGAACACCACGTTCCCGACCGTGGGCGCCCAGAAGCTCGCCACCCTCGACCAGCTCTCCGAGGGCCGCGCCGTCGTGCACCTGATCTCGGGCGGCAGCGACGCCGAGCAGGCGCGGCAGGGCGACTACCTGCCCAAGGAGAAGCGCTACGCACGCACCTCCGAGTACGTCGACCTGCTCCGACGGTCGTGGACCGAGCCGGCGGCGTTCAGCCACGACGGCGAGTTCTACCGATTCGACGACTTCGGCCCCGGGTTCGCGCCGTACGACTCCACCATCCCGATCTCGATCGGCGGCTCCTCCGACGAGGCCTTCCAGGTGGGCGGCGAGAAGGCCGATGTCTTCTCGTTCTGGGGCGAGCCGCTGGCCGACATCAAGAGCCAGATCGAGCGCGTGCACGGCATCGCCGAGCGGGCCGGCCGCACCGACCGTCCGCGGATCTGGGTGACCTTCCGCCCGATCGTCGCCGAGACCGAGGAGCTGGCCTGGGCCAAGGCCCACGACTACGTCGAGAAGATCGGCCGCACCTTCCAGTCCGGCACCTTCCACAAGAAGTACCTCACCGGCGACCGCCCCCAGAACGTCGGCAGCCAGCGGCTGCTGGACCTCGCTGCGCAGCAGGACGTGTACGACCGCGCCCTGTGGATGCGCACCGCGGCGGCCACCAACGCCGGCGGCGCCTCGACGGCCCTGGTCGGCACGCCCGAGACGGTCGCCGCCGCGATCCTGGACTACGTCGACCTCGGCGCCGACCTGGTCTCGATCCGGGGCTACGACACCCTCAACGACGCGGTCGACTACGGCCGCCACGTGCTGCCGCTCGTGCGCCAGGAGCTCGCCCACCGCCGGGCCACCGGCCAGCGCGGCACCCTGCAGGCCGAGCACCTCGGCGCGTTCGCGACGGCCCGCGGATGA
- a CDS encoding FAD-linked oxidase C-terminal domain-containing protein: MAPTATERAVAELLDQVPGATVEPDALAAAALDRSGARPDGLPAVLVLIRDVVGVQRTLEVAHRHRVPVVPRGAGSGVAGGALAGTGSVVLDLSGLDRILEIDPVDELAVVEAGVITAELDRAAGEHGLRYAPDPASAAISTIGGNVATNAGGMRCVKYGVTRDAVLGLDVVLADGRLISTGRRTVKGVAGLDLTSLFVGSEGALGVVVRATVRLRALPETTLTAAAAYDDVAAAARACVSVARARREPSLLELLDHATLSVVDRAQGTDFATRGRALVVAQAEGPAAADEIAAIAELLAKESTWSERGLDEESSERLVLARRLALPSIERFGRALIEDICVPRSRLVDAFRGVEEIARRTGVDVFTFAHAGDGNLHPIISFDPALAEPPPAVQQAADAIFALAIELGGTVTGEHGIGSLKRAWLAREVGEDSIEVQRSIKAALDPHGLLNPGKAL; this comes from the coding sequence ATGGCCCCCACCGCGACCGAGCGGGCGGTCGCCGAGCTCCTCGACCAGGTGCCCGGCGCGACGGTCGAGCCCGACGCACTGGCCGCCGCGGCGCTGGACCGCTCGGGCGCCCGGCCCGACGGGCTGCCCGCGGTCCTGGTCCTGATCCGGGACGTCGTCGGCGTGCAGCGGACCCTGGAGGTGGCGCACCGGCACCGGGTGCCGGTGGTGCCGCGCGGCGCCGGGTCGGGCGTCGCGGGCGGCGCGCTCGCCGGCACCGGGTCGGTCGTGCTCGACCTGAGCGGGCTGGACCGGATCCTCGAGATCGACCCCGTGGACGAGCTCGCCGTCGTCGAGGCGGGCGTGATCACGGCTGAGCTCGACCGGGCCGCGGGGGAGCACGGGCTGCGCTACGCGCCCGACCCCGCCAGCGCTGCGATCTCGACCATCGGCGGCAACGTCGCGACCAACGCCGGCGGCATGCGCTGCGTGAAGTACGGCGTCACCCGCGACGCCGTGCTGGGCCTCGACGTGGTGCTCGCCGACGGCCGGCTGATCAGCACGGGCCGTCGTACCGTCAAGGGCGTCGCGGGGCTCGACCTCACCTCGCTCTTCGTCGGGTCGGAGGGTGCGCTCGGCGTCGTGGTGCGCGCGACCGTGCGGCTCCGGGCGCTGCCCGAGACCACGCTCACCGCGGCGGCGGCGTACGACGATGTCGCGGCCGCCGCTCGTGCCTGCGTCTCGGTCGCCCGCGCCCGCCGGGAGCCCAGCCTGCTCGAGCTGCTCGACCACGCCACCCTGTCCGTGGTGGACCGGGCGCAGGGCACCGACTTCGCCACCCGGGGTCGGGCGTTGGTCGTGGCGCAGGCCGAGGGGCCGGCGGCGGCCGACGAGATCGCGGCGATCGCCGAGCTGCTCGCGAAGGAGTCCACCTGGTCCGAGCGCGGCCTCGACGAGGAGTCCTCGGAGCGCCTGGTGCTGGCCCGGCGGCTGGCGCTGCCGTCGATCGAGCGGTTCGGACGGGCCCTGATCGAGGACATCTGCGTCCCGCGGTCGCGGCTCGTGGACGCCTTCCGGGGAGTCGAGGAGATCGCGCGCCGGACCGGCGTCGACGTCTTCACTTTCGCCCACGCCGGGGACGGCAACCTGCACCCGATCATCTCGTTCGACCCCGCCCTGGCCGAGCCGCCGCCGGCGGTGCAGCAGGCCGCCGACGCGATCTTCGCCCTCGCGATCGAGCTCGGGGGGACGGTGACCGGGGAGCACGGGATCGGCTCGCTCAAGCGCGCCTGGCTGGCGCGCGAGGTGGGGGAGGACTCGATCGAGGTCCAGCGCTCGATCAAGGCGGCGCTGGACCCGCACGGGCTGCTCAACCCGGGGAAGGCGCTGTGA
- a CDS encoding class E sortase has protein sequence MARPRRPGRHRAARYAGAALLIAGAILLGAAGWQLYGSNWTAQRHHAEVRDELEHTWNRGDPEASTPYGDAIAVVRIPRFGDDYEVPVLEGTTDETLAAGLGHYEQTAAPGQAGNFAVAGHRITHGQPLRDMPDLRAGDVVEVETADAIYTYRLTTDGDALVVDDADTSVLEPDPTSARATTGSSTDLASPIAAGARTLTLTACARLVPTSERLVAYGVLQRTDPKPS, from the coding sequence ATGGCGCGACCTCGCCGACCCGGCCGCCACCGTGCCGCCCGGTACGCCGGCGCCGCCCTCCTCATCGCCGGCGCCATCCTCCTCGGCGCTGCAGGATGGCAGCTGTACGGGAGCAACTGGACCGCCCAACGCCATCACGCCGAGGTCCGCGACGAGCTCGAACACACCTGGAACCGGGGCGACCCGGAAGCGTCCACCCCCTACGGCGACGCCATCGCCGTCGTCCGGATCCCACGTTTCGGCGACGACTACGAAGTCCCCGTCCTCGAAGGCACCACCGACGAGACCCTCGCTGCCGGCCTCGGCCACTACGAACAGACCGCAGCACCAGGGCAAGCGGGCAACTTCGCTGTCGCCGGCCACCGCATCACCCATGGTCAGCCCCTGCGCGACATGCCCGACCTGAGGGCTGGTGACGTCGTCGAGGTCGAGACCGCCGACGCCATCTACACCTACCGCCTCACCACTGACGGCGACGCACTGGTCGTGGACGACGCCGACACCTCCGTCCTCGAGCCGGACCCGACGTCCGCCCGAGCCACCACGGGATCGTCGACCGACCTGGCCTCGCCAATCGCGGCCGGCGCGCGGACCCTCACCCTCACCGCGTGTGCTCGGCTCGTCCCGACCTCCGAACGGCTCGTCGCCTACGGCGTCCTGCAACGCACCGATCCCAAGCCGAGCTGA